The sequence taaaggacctcatcacaacctctaatctaggcgcttctcaagaaagaatttgaccacccgccaaatcaaccaggatgcggaaggcttcttagccttccgtacaacccaaaaaacaacaataaaaagcatttcaagagaaagattaaaaaaggttatgggattatgggaatgtagtggctgagccctcacctactactgcactcgctgctaggaatggtcccagggtgtagcagttctcgtaaagagactggacatctttgagatagaatgatgcgaacactgacttgcttctccaataggttgcatccataacactctgcagagaacggttctgtttgaaggccactgaagtagcgacagccctaacttcatgtgtccttaccttcagcaaagcaaggtcttcttccttcagatgagaatgtgcctctctaatcagaagcctgatgtagtaagaaactgcgttcttagacatcggtaaagcaggcttcttgatcgaacaccataaagcttctgattgtcctcgtaatggctttgtccgtcttaaatagtacttaagagctcttgctgggcaaagtactctctcaagttcgttccccaccaagttggacaggcttgggatctcgaacgacttgggccaaggacgagaaggaagctcgtttttagccaaaaaaccgagctgcaaggaacatgtagccgtttcagatgtaaaacctatgttcctgctgaaggcgtggatctcactgactcttttagctgttgccaagcaaacgaggaaaagagtctttaatgtgagatccttaaaagaggctgattgaagcggttcgaatcttgatgacatcaggaaccttaaaaccacgtctaggttccagcctggtgtggacaaccgacgttcctttgaggtctcaaaagacctaaggaggtcctgtagatctttgttggtggaaagatccaagcctctgtggcggaagaccgctgccaacatgcttctgtaacccttgatcgtaggagctgatagggatcttacattccttagatgtaacagaaagtcagctatctgtgttacagaggtactggttgaggaaactgcattcgccctgcaccagcttcggaagacttcccattttgactgaaagactctgagagtggatgtcctccttgctctggcaatcgctctggctgcctccttcgaaaagcctctagctcttgagagtctttcgatagtctgaaggcagtcagacgaagagcgtggaggcttgggtgtaccttctttacgtgaggctgacgcagaaggtccactcttagaggcagagtcctgggaacgtccactagccattgcagtacctcggtgaaccattctctcgcgggccagaggggagcaaccaacgtcaaccgtgtcccttcgtgagaggcgaacttctgaagtaccctgttgacaatcttgaacagagggaacgcatacaggtctagatgggaccaatccagcagaaaggcatccacgtgaactgctgctgggtctggaatcggagaacaatacaacgggagcctcttggtcatcgaggtagcgaaaagatctatggtgggctgaccccacagggcccatagtctgctgcaaacattcttgtgaagggtccactctgtggggatgacctgacccttccggctgaggcgatctgccatgacattcatgtcaccctgaatgaacctcgttaccagcgaaatctttcgatcttttgaccaaatgaggaggtcccttgcgatctcgaacaacttcctcgaatgagtccctccttgcttggagatgtaagccaaggctgtggtgttgtcggagttcacctccaccaccttgcttagctggagggacttgaagtttatcaaggccagatgaactgccaaaagctccttgcagttgatgtgaagtgtcctttgctcctgattccacgtgcccgagcattcctgtccgtccagtgtcgcaccccagcccgtgtccgatgcgtccgagaagagacggtggtcgggggtctgaacagccaatggtagaccttccttgacaagaatgctgttcttccaccacgtcagtgtagacctcatctcttcggaaacaggcactgagaccgcctctagcgtcatgtcctttctccagtgagcagctagatgatactgaagggggcggaggtggagtctccctaactcgatgaactgggccagcgatgaaagtgtccctgttagactcatccactgcctgactgaacatcggttccttctcagcatgctctggatgcattctagggcttgattgatccttggggccgacggaaaagcccgaaaagctcgactctgaatctccatacctagatagacaatggtctgggatgggacgagttgggacttctctatattgaccaggaggcccaattccttggtcagatccatagtccatctgagattctccagacagcgacgacttgacggagctcttaaaagccagtcgtccaaatagagggaggctctgatgtctgccaagtgaaggaatttggcaatattcctcatcagtctggtaaacacaagaggtgccgtgcttaggccaaagcacagggcttggaactggtacacaacctttccaaagacgaaccttaggaaaggttgggagtctggatggatggggacgtgaaagtacgcgtctttcaggtctaacgagaccatccagtcctccttcctgaccgctgctaggaccgacttcgtcgtctccatcgtgaacgtctgcttggtgacaaaagcattgagagcactgacgtccagcaccggtctccaacctcctgtcttcttcgctaccaggaagagacggttgtagaagcccggggattgatggtcccggactatgactaccgctcccttttgtagcaagagcgacacctcttgttgcaacgctagcctcttgtccttctccttgtagttgggagagaggttgatgggagatgttgctagagggggactgcggcagaacggaattctgtacccctcccttagccacttcacagactgagcgtctgcacctctgctctcccaagcttgccagaagttcttgagcctagctcccactgctgtctggagaggaaggcagtcagatcctgccttttgcggacttggaacccttcttggatttgccacggtgactgtcggcacggggacctcctctgctggaggttctgccacgaaagggcgggatgaacctagttgctggtgtgtccactgctgcaggacggaaaggtctaggcacggaaggtaaagctttagccttacgtgcggaagatgccatcagatcatgggtatccttctggatcagcgaggcagccatccccttgatcagctcctccggaaacagacacttggagagaggagcaaacaacaactcggacttctggcaaggagtgatcccagacgacaagaaggagcaaagatgttctctcttcttaagcactcccgacacgtacgaagccgcaagttcaccagacccatcccgaatggctttgtccatgctagacatgataagcatggcagagtccttatccgaaggggaagtctttctgcttaacgctcccaaacaccaatcgaggaagttgaagatctcaaaagcacgaaagactcccttcaacagatgatccatgtcagaaaaggaccagcaaatcttagatcgtctcatagccagcctgcggggagagtcaaccagacttgagaagtcgccctgggcagaggcaggaactcccaagctgggttcctctcccgtggcataccagacgctagatttggaagcaagcttggtaggcggaaagatgaaagcagtctttcccagttgcttcttggactgcaaccactctcccataaccctcaaagctctcttggatgagcgtgcgaggacaagcttggtgaaggcaggagcagcagactgcatgcccagagcaaactcggagggaggagagcgaggggttgcagacacaaactgttctggatacaagtccctgaacaaggcaaggactttacgaaagtctaaggagggaggcgtagacttgggcccttctaagtcggagtgcggttcatccaaatgtgcagcttcgtcatccgatactccatcatccgaaagctgagtaggaagtggcaaaggcggagcagaaagctgaacggctgaatccggcagcacgggtgcatgcgtagctgctgcggatccaacatcatgccgctgctggtcagtctgcgagctggcaacaacaaaagcagagtgctggtgcgtgggagggactgccgtgggttgcggagcatgccgtatgggatgcggagtatgccgcatgggttgcggagcatgccgcatagtgtcaaaacacggcagctctaccgcaccttcccactgctgatgcggtagctcacgcatgtcaacggatggtgcagcatgaacatgcgtctggcagggtggactgcgcatcggtggtggagctctcacaggtggagtgtgggagcaggcagccgcagtatctgctgagcgcacaaccgtggcaggttgtaggttaacaggtgccgtgtcaaccttctcagcatgatactcttgcatgaacgcagcaagctgagactgcatagtctgcagcatggaccacttagggtctaccgtggttggtgcagcaacagacggagtagtagcctgttgtggaaccactctacctctcttgggaggtgtgcagtcttcggaagactgcggcgagtccgaactgacccagtggctacacctgggacgttggactcgctcggaagggaccttacgcttgagaggtcgtgagaccttggtccatcgtttcctccttgaaacttcttccacagacgaggaatgatagggctcattcgtctgtttgtggatgggacgatctctgacagaaacgtccgcaaccactgagggtacatccgtacgctgatcaaggcctgccgaaccctttggtccttcgacattgcttctcccctgggcttgggagcttgcaagaggtcccggactgggaggacgactggcacgaacagatgtaccctcatgcgcaacactgacactaacacttttcacttcacttgcactaacaacacttcccactgcacttttcgctttcagctctttgacatctgccaaaagctgattacggtcattagccaatgactccactctgtcaccaagagcctgaatggcacgcatcatatccgccatggatggctgagcactcgtagcagggtcgggagtcaccactacaggggaaggaaaaggttgaggggcatggggagaggaaaaatcaacagagcgagaagaactcctcctgatcctatccttctctagcctacgtgcatttttaaggaattcgttaaaatcgaattccgaaagcccagcgcattcctcacatcgatcttccaattgacaggatttacccctacaattggaacaaacggtgtgaggatctatggaggccttcggaagacgcctagtacaagccctaacactacactgcctgtacttagggacttgagactggtcagacatcttgaattgtagaaatagtcaagggggaattccaaaatctagcaaagttcgttaacaattaatccaaattaaatcaaaaagcttgctaagctaatgataaagcttcctgaatagcgaaggctaaaatctagagcgaatacatcaccaaaatcgtgaaaaacaactccagaatcaacagcgtatccaagtaggtcttgccagtggcacgacagaggaaaaattgagttcttgttgacaagaagtacttgagtacctgctcacagatggcgctgttgtgtacacccccacctgtatagcgatcgctggcgtatcccgaccttagatttctgtcgggcaacggagttgacagctacatgatcatcgggtaagattaatattgaaaaagataaaacattattcactgtaccttatattctcttttttctttttcatccttctcccttttgtctttcttttttttctttccttatccCTGTCCTTTTCCTTATGATCTCGGCTTCGGCTCCGGTCACGTCTTGAATCTTCTCCTGAAAACAAGATAATAATATGTAAGATTGTACGAAAACAAGATTAACCCTTGCGGAATGATATTAAATTGAGACGATAATGACTTATTTTACTGTTTTGACTTCTGTCTATTACAAGTGTACTTCTGGAAAACTTTCTGGTGTATCACCAGAAGAAAAAAAGGTGTAAGTTTCCAAAATTGTCCAAAGCAAGTGTACTGTACTTCTctctttttagaaaataaatttcctaAAATAACAGGTCACTGACCCATTACCCTAAGATTACTTCTAAAAGCTTCAAAGTTACTGCAAAAAATTTGGTTATTTCTTTCAAATACTTCTACAAGTCTGGCATTTCaccttaagaaaaataaaaaaatgaaaaaacacacATGTAAAGCGAAATGAATTAGTAATCTCACTGATAagaataataaagttaaaatatcTAACAAGGAATTCTGCATTAACATAAAGAAACACTGCAATGAATggggaaatattttgaaaatctacAAATATAATGGTGCACAGGCATGAGCATATCTGATGTTGTTATTTTTCAAATGTTGAAAGAgccatgatagaaaaaaaatgtataaattctAGCTTCCTTATTTCTCAACCTaaaatcacaaactaatttaaaacAGAACTCTTCAAACTCAAGATAACTAAGAACATTTAAATTCCATAACTGCAGCATTCAAGATTATCAACATTCATACTTAAcattctcactttctctctctcaatctctctcagTAAGCCACCGGGACTACCTTACACATATCTAGGTTCTGAGAGagaaaataacaatattgttagttatttttcaattaaaaaatttctttgcacttcccaagagagattagtttaccaaactttcaactaggctccacaaggcactagaagagttagaagacccaggcctacatgactgaggactatgaagtgtgaagtggaagatgatgaatggaaaagtagcaatttaaaagctaaagatagagacgagtggcgaaatgtaaccgagaccctttgcgccaataggcgtaggaggagatgatgatgatgatgatgatgtatttctTGAGGCTTCAATCATTTTCATGTGTAACGCCTTTACCTATCAAGTTTTGAGCACGGTGGTATCTTTAGTGTCCACAAACCCCTCAGAAGCCCACTCTTACCCTCCTTCTACTTTAAACCCAAAAGATCCCCAGAGAATTTTTCCCAGTTTTTGTGGAAAGAAGGTAGAAATAGGGATGAATTTTTTGTGAAATATGAAAATTGGTGGGAAAATTTTGGGCATATTTGATGACACCTTATGTTTAAACAGATTCAATTGAAGAAAAGGAGAAATTTGTATCAAATTATCAATACGGTACTACAGTATTTGGTTACAGAAAGATAAATAGTTAGTAATACTGAGCAGTATTACCAATAAAATACATTGCTGTTATTTGCACACATGTATTACCTTCGCCAAAATTGAAGATTTACATATTTACTCGTCGTCATTTATTTCTTTGCTCGTTTGATCGTGAGCAACTTTGCACAAGAACAacagtactgattttgaccaaacttggtagttatgttgggtatgacccaaggatgcatccaacattttggataaagtcccTCAAGGTACaggtatgcagcagtactttgaatataACCGCAAAGtcaagtaaatggaaaatattttgttagttcatCTTTTAGTTGTgcacaacattacgcaaaaaactaCAGAGCCAATTTCAACGAGACTTGTTGGACATTTGGGCTATGACACAAGGATAAATCTgctacattttgaagaaaataccaAGTACAAGTATGCAATGGAGTTACCAGCAAAATAAGATTCCTTGgcatggcaaaggcatgctctctctactgagtgcccctctcgtTACTACTGTAAATGTAAGTATAAATTCTTAAGCTGTCTGAAGAACTTAGCGTCCCTTATCATCTGCAGACATTTGCCAATAGagggagggaagggggattgcGATAGGATTGACGAATTTAGGTTATAATCCCTAGTTTTGGGGAACACCCAGCAGTTACAGTGAGTTAGAAAAGAAGTTAAAGTGGTTggacaaaagaaagaaaatttaacaaaaacagTGGTGTACCAAACTTCATAACTGTGGATAAGAGGGTAGTACTGTACTGTCACTAGTTTCAAAACCATAGTTTATCACTTACTTTGATCTAGAAGAAGAACGTGATCTCCTCCTCGTTCGTTCATGGGAGCGTGACCTACGGCGCTCTCTGGATCGATCAAGGCGAGATCTTCACTCGCTGCGAAATTTCCTCCGAGAATGAGACCTAGATTTTAAAGAAGAAAAAGTTCCACGATAAAAGAATACAAAtgattatgtatataattttttctataCAGTATTCAAATGTAAGTCTTAAcaaattttatatatcatatgaataaagTTCCCTTCCCTTACAAAGGACAAgactaaaatttaacaaaaatagaAAACTCCTACCTTGACCTGGTTCTGTGTGCTCGTTCAGAACGATTACGGCTTCTTGAACGGCTTCTCGTCCTGGAACGCCTTCTGCTGCGAAGCCGTGTACGAGATCTACGACTTTTTCTTTCCCTTGAGCGACTACGAGATCTGGTTGGCCTAGATTTTGAAGACTGAAAAATATACTTGTCAGAATACAATTTTgcaatgagtgaaaaaaaaaaatagaaccatgCAAAGTGCAGGCGCTtaaaacttaaaaacaaacttGTTTAAGAGGTACACTAGGCCACTATACTCCCTTATAACATTTGAGGGCATACTGAGCTTGTTGagggaaatttctttaaattttcaagtgatatttgtcaaatattaatatcatgttGTGCAAAATTAGTCATTCATTTTAGTCATGCCTTTAGTAATTTGCTGTTAACCATTTTCTTTCAGTAGTTTCTAAATTGGCGTTCCAAAATTATTTCGCTCACagtctcttgtatttatttctatatatttcaatgatttgatccttaattaattgctgatagtatacacaaattataagacattattcttagtttatttgagatcagtgatcgttattttctctgatgattttaaatgttattgtttataaagtttgtggttttctgagaggaaattaaagagaagaagaaggagccgCGTGTGATTCAACCTATGAAAGTTACTGTCTAACCTCTAGTGATTCATAGTAATGTCCCCATAGTGGTCAATATTCAAACCATGTTCAAAATAACTATATTAGatttctcaaaaattatttttccaatTCTATGTAATCTACACGAATACAGTGATCAACCTTTTTCAATTAAATTCAAAAAGTTTAAAAAACTTCAGCATTTCGACTTCAATATATAGTACATACTACCAACCCTCTCAGATTCAAAGAATTCCATGCAATCATGTCTCGAGATATACCTTTAGCATCTTTATATTTCAACGTTTTAGAAAATTGCCTACTTTGTAAATAGTTCCAAACAGTGATAGGTAAGAGTCCACTTTTTCAGAGAACTTCTCCACACAAATAAAccacaaaaattttattattgtacTGAATATATTGGCAATTATAATTTCATACGGCAGGCTAATGAATATTAGGTAGATTCAttggaataataaaaggaataacagAGGACAAAAActatacaaaataaaacaaacttCAAGAATAAAATTTTGTCAACTACATTCCATGTCTACTCCAACTTTCATGTTTTACtggaaggggttgtatgaatcagatttttacagttaggcagatatgcgagaaatatttagcaaaagggcaggtggtgtatgttgcgtttatggatctggggaaagcgtatgatagagctgatagggaagcaatgtggaatgtgatgaggttatatggagttggtggaaggttgttgcaagcagtgaaaagtttctacaaaggtagtaaagcatgtgttagaataggaaatgaagtgagtgattggtttccggtgagagtggggctgagacagggatgtgtgatgtcgccgtggttgtttaacttgtatgttgatggagtggtgagagaggtgaatgctcgagtgctttgacgagtattgaaactggtagatgagaatgaccataaatgggaagtaaatcagctgttgtttgcggatgatactgtactggttgcagacgcggaagagaagcttggccgattagtgacagaatttggaagggcgtgtgagagaaggaagttgagagttaatgtgggtaagagtaaggttatgagatgtacgagaagggaagttggtgcaaagttgaatggagagttacttgaggaggtggatcagtttaagtacttggggtctgttgttgcagcaaatggtggagtggaagcagatgtatgtcagcgAGTGAaataaggatgcaaagtgttgggggcagttaagggagtagtagaaaatagagggttggacataaatgtaaagagagtttggtatgagaaagtgattgtaccaactgtgatgtatggatcggagttgtggggaatgaaagtgatggagagacagaaattgaatgtgtttgagatgaagtgtctaaggagtatggctgctgtatctcgagtagatagggttaggaacgaagtggtgagggtgagaccgggtgtaagaaatgagttagcaggtagagtggatatgaatgtgttgaggtgggttggccatgttgagagaatggaaagggctgtctgctaaagaaggtgatgaatgcaagagttgatgggagaagtacaaaaggaaggccaaggtttgggtggatggatagaaagaaggaagctctgggtgataggaggatagatgtgagagaggcaagagagtgtgctagaaataggaaatgaatggcgagcgattgtgacgcagttccggtagcccctgctacttcctctggtgccttagatgaccgcggaggtagcagcagtaggggattcagcgttatgaagcttcatctgtggtggataacaggggagggtgggctgtggcaccctagcagtaccagccaaacttggttgagtcccttgtcaggctggggggaacgtagagaggagaggtcccccttttttgtttctttagtttgatgtcggctaccccccaatattgggggaagtgccttggtatatgtatgtagaaaAGTGCAAAATGTAAAGGAGCTATATCATATCCTATTTTTAGGGCGAGGTAATTAGGAATCTccttaaatcaaaagaaaaaaaaattaccgtagAAATCCACTGTTCTGGGCAATCTGAGTATAGAAGTTTCTGCCCCAAATAACCAAGAGTTTACATTAACCAGAATTAGGGTAAGAAACTCTGGTGAATATGGTAAATTATTTGCAGAATTTGGTGTGATATCTGCAACTCTGGTTAATAGAAATCGCTATTAATTTGGTTCAGAATTCTTTAGGCTCTAAGATATCTTTCAACATTGGATTCTTAGGATAACTTAGCGACTTTTACCGAATTTTTTCGATTTCTAGTGCCAAAAGTTTGATGTATTTCCATAATCACCTTGCCCTTGAATATGCAAAATGTATACCGGTAAAAACTTGAAACGTAATTTCCAAGTTCTTTACCTTTTGTACTGTGCACTTGCATGATTTAGCATCATTTTGTATCTGTAAGGATATACTACAGCAGTCAATGCtacagtattgaaataaaaaatttaattcagtTATAATGATTTTAGTATACAGTACTTTGACAAAACTAAATAGAAGGATTtgattaataattttgaatataaaactaagaaaaaaactaaattaacttTTACAAATCCACATtgccaaaggaaaaataccataatcATACAATCGAAGCCATAAATTTTGGTCTTCACAATAAGTATTTGTGTATATTGTTGCTAAAATTTGTACTGATATTCCTTAGTATATAGAGGAACTATAAGTGCATAATTGATCGTAAATATTATTGATCAAAGTTTATAATTTTCGGAAATCTTCCAGGTATACTGGATCCAGAACTGTTGTTTAAAGCTCAGGTTAAGATAGTTAAGAAGGGTATGAACGATCCAAAAGGAGCACAAGCAGCAGAATGATACAGTTACTATTCTTGGAAAAAATGCTGATACTCGCTGCAGCCATGAGTATAGCGAGAGGAATGTAGCTTAAACTCACAAGCTGGCAGTAACTTGAAGCATCCTGCATGTAGGAGCAATGCAGCTTAAAGAAGTTCATGATCAATTTGTGTTTCTCCTCAACCAACTCCAAACAGCTCAAGTGGAGAGTGCAATTTTAGTA comes from Palaemon carinicauda isolate YSFRI2023 chromosome 3, ASM3689809v2, whole genome shotgun sequence and encodes:
- the LOC137637358 gene encoding uncharacterized protein, giving the protein MLSVESNEANEALSKAINADGVVHLVPSKIKDVFFLSLQNLGQPDLVVAQGKEKVVDLVHGFAAEGVPGREAVQEAVIVLNEHTEPGQGLILGGNFAASEDLALIDPESAVGHAPMNERGGDHVLLLDQREDSRRDRSRSRDHKEKDRDKERKKRKTKGRRMKKKKENIRCPEIMMKKNNWDMMERTT